A DNA window from Thermococcus sp. 4557 contains the following coding sequences:
- a CDS encoding carbohydrate ABC transporter permease: MNDETKYALKKVGFYTAVFTAAVWIVIPIIISFLYAFTSKADYYDPTKIIPTSFTSEYVHTILFTLGAWDGIKNSVIVAVLTIIISFILGVPAGYSIAKYMFPGKDHIKLSIVALRMFPIPVMAIPLLVLYIDLHLADTLLGVALAHTAMALPFVVLITSSIFAGVSKEYEEAAMVFGLTRFGSFRKITLPLALPGLAAAAMFTFVMSWNEVFVASILTLNNRTLPAQILSIMAGSSGGAAPDYYKFAAAFIMTLPAMLFIFFARKYLVTMWGITLK; encoded by the coding sequence ATGAACGACGAGACCAAGTACGCCCTCAAAAAGGTGGGGTTCTACACCGCCGTTTTCACGGCCGCGGTCTGGATAGTGATTCCGATCATCATCTCCTTCCTCTACGCCTTCACCAGCAAGGCCGACTACTACGACCCGACCAAGATAATCCCGACGAGCTTCACGAGCGAGTACGTCCACACGATACTCTTCACCCTCGGCGCGTGGGACGGAATAAAGAACAGCGTCATAGTGGCAGTGCTCACCATCATCATAAGCTTCATCCTCGGCGTCCCGGCCGGGTACTCTATAGCCAAGTACATGTTCCCGGGCAAGGACCACATAAAGCTCTCCATAGTTGCCCTCAGGATGTTCCCGATTCCGGTCATGGCTATACCGCTCCTGGTTCTCTACATAGACCTCCATCTGGCGGATACTCTCCTTGGAGTGGCGCTGGCCCACACGGCAATGGCGCTCCCCTTCGTCGTCCTTATAACGTCGAGCATCTTCGCCGGGGTATCCAAGGAGTATGAGGAGGCCGCGATGGTGTTTGGCCTTACCAGGTTCGGCTCCTTCAGGAAGATAACCCTTCCCCTGGCCCTTCCGGGGCTGGCCGCTGCCGCTATGTTCACCTTCGTCATGAGCTGGAACGAGGTCTTCGTTGCCTCGATTCTCACCCTGAACAACAGAACCCTGCCGGCGCAGATACTCTCGATAATGGCCGGCTCCAGCGGCGGTGCCGCGCCGGACTACTACAAGTTCGCCGCGGCCTTCATAATGACCCTCCCGGCGATGCTGTTCATATTCTTCGCAAGGAAATATCTGGTCACAATGTGGGGTATAACGCTCAAGTGA
- a CDS encoding ABC transporter substrate-binding protein, translating into MRRLFGVLLAAVVLFAVVSSGCISPGGEEKVTVTFLSTQLNPPEERAFVQEDLLKGFTSDTNIEVNFVPISYTDMVTRLEGEMQTGKVTIDVIGDLHGGMDYMSSKGWLEDLSTMPKLEGRTFISTFEQYSYIRGQKAYVPWMSATYVMVVNKEAFQYLPEGLTEEDVMKGTDKWTYDALLQWAKNLKEAKGQPELGFPAGPKGLFVRFLHGYIYPSYTGYQAKEFDSPEAVEMWDYLKELWPYVHPSSTTWDAMADPLLKGEVLIAWDHTARIKNAIETKPDQFVVVPVPRGPKGRGFIVVLAGLAIPKGAPHKDEAWKLIDYLTKPDTQVKVLEKVGFFPTVEEASGKLPEGPLKILAEGVQAQASTEDALVVMIPNLGDKGGQFKEYYKQAFERIVLNNEDPATVTKEIKPDLIKLFEDVGVPVP; encoded by the coding sequence ATTAGGAGGTTGTTTGGTGTTCTGTTGGCGGCGGTTGTGTTGTTCGCCGTAGTGTCCAGTGGCTGTATCTCCCCCGGAGGGGAGGAGAAGGTAACCGTGACGTTTCTGTCAACCCAGCTGAACCCGCCCGAGGAGAGGGCCTTCGTCCAGGAGGACCTTCTGAAGGGGTTTACATCGGACACAAACATCGAGGTTAATTTCGTCCCGATTTCCTACACGGACATGGTTACGAGGCTCGAGGGTGAGATGCAGACTGGAAAGGTCACCATCGACGTCATAGGTGACCTCCACGGCGGTATGGACTATATGTCCTCGAAGGGCTGGCTCGAGGACCTCAGCACGATGCCCAAGCTCGAGGGAAGGACCTTCATCAGCACCTTTGAGCAGTACTCCTACATCCGCGGCCAGAAGGCCTACGTGCCATGGATGAGCGCTACCTACGTTATGGTCGTTAACAAGGAGGCCTTCCAGTACCTGCCGGAAGGGCTTACCGAAGAGGACGTCATGAAGGGCACCGACAAGTGGACCTACGATGCCCTCCTCCAGTGGGCCAAGAACCTCAAGGAGGCCAAGGGACAGCCAGAGCTCGGCTTCCCGGCCGGACCGAAGGGACTCTTCGTCAGGTTCCTCCATGGCTACATCTATCCGAGCTACACCGGCTACCAGGCGAAGGAGTTCGACAGTCCCGAGGCCGTTGAGATGTGGGACTACCTCAAGGAACTCTGGCCCTACGTGCACCCGTCGAGCACCACCTGGGACGCCATGGCTGACCCGCTCTTGAAGGGTGAGGTTCTCATAGCCTGGGATCACACAGCGAGGATTAAGAACGCCATCGAGACCAAGCCGGACCAGTTCGTCGTTGTGCCGGTTCCGAGGGGACCGAAGGGCAGGGGATTCATAGTCGTCCTCGCCGGCCTCGCCATACCGAAGGGAGCACCGCACAAGGACGAGGCCTGGAAGCTCATAGACTACCTCACCAAGCCGGACACCCAGGTCAAGGTTCTGGAGAAGGTCGGTTTCTTCCCGACAGTTGAGGAAGCCAGCGGAAAGCTGCCCGAGGGACCGCTCAAGATACTCGCGGAGGGGGTCCAGGCCCAGGCGAGCACCGAAGATGCCCTCGTCGTCATGATACCGAACCTTGGAGACAAGGGAGGACAGTTCAAGGAGTACTACAAGCAGGCCTTCGAGAGGATAGTTCTCAACAACGAAGACCCGGCGACGGTAACCAAGGAGATCAAGCCCGACCTCATAAAGCTCTTCGAGGACGTTGGAGTGCCGGTGCCGTGA
- a CDS encoding carbohydrate ABC transporter permease: MKRRSLVPYLLILPAFAYLLFFVGYPLVQALYLAFTQNGALSLEVWRRTFSDYYFWSAFKYTILLAGIIVPTQVALAVVLALLMNRVFKGKDAALYALIIPLTISDVAAGLIWYSMLSPYGFINKLLMNLGLISQPIYVFGYEYRMREFFAIVIAELWRSTAIVFVIILAGLQMISKEYIEAAEVFGASYWTRLRRIVLPLLKPSIQSALIIRTLFAMQIFGIVWILAGRDIPVLAGEGYYQLTEIKDAGVASVYALVIAGLSILLGALYIKFLRAEYLEVGE, from the coding sequence ATGAAACGGCGCTCTCTCGTTCCCTATCTTTTAATTTTACCGGCTTTCGCGTATCTGCTGTTTTTCGTTGGCTATCCCCTTGTTCAGGCCCTCTATCTGGCCTTCACCCAGAACGGTGCCCTCTCCCTTGAGGTATGGCGGAGAACCTTTAGCGATTACTACTTTTGGAGCGCGTTTAAATACACAATCCTTCTGGCGGGTATCATAGTCCCGACCCAGGTTGCCCTTGCCGTTGTTCTGGCCCTTCTAATGAACCGCGTTTTCAAGGGCAAGGACGCCGCCCTCTATGCCCTCATAATTCCCCTCACCATAAGCGACGTGGCGGCTGGTTTGATATGGTACTCCATGCTCTCCCCCTACGGTTTCATAAACAAGCTTCTCATGAACCTGGGGCTGATAAGCCAGCCGATATACGTATTCGGCTACGAATACCGCATGAGGGAGTTCTTCGCGATAGTTATAGCAGAGCTTTGGCGCTCCACGGCGATAGTCTTTGTGATAATCCTGGCCGGCCTTCAGATGATAAGCAAGGAGTACATCGAGGCTGCCGAGGTCTTCGGGGCGAGCTACTGGACGAGGCTCAGGCGCATCGTTCTGCCGCTCCTGAAGCCCAGCATCCAGAGCGCCCTCATAATAAGAACGCTCTTCGCGATGCAGATCTTCGGTATCGTCTGGATACTGGCCGGCAGGGACATCCCGGTTCTTGCCGGTGAGGGCTACTACCAGCTCACGGAGATAAAGGACGCTGGTGTTGCATCGGTCTACGCCCTCGTGATAGCGGGTCTCTCCATACTGCTCGGCGCGCTGTACATCAAGTTCCTCCGCGCTGAGTACCTGGAGGTGGGAGAATGA
- a CDS encoding glycosyltransferase, whose translation MRVIVGIPSYNNAETISFVVKQAAEGLKKYFGGGIVVNADGGSTDGTRDAVLRTEVPDGVEVHSFVYRWPIPGKGSAMKELMEFALERDANTLVFVDSDLRSITPEWIYRFAKPIAEGYDFVAPLYIRHKWDGTITNNIAYPMTASLYGKNVRQPIGGDFGVSRKLMEVYLEDEEVWKTHVARFGVDIFLTTTAIARGFKITQTALGMKIHDPKDPAASLGPMFNQVVGTLFMLMEKYENVWKDVRTIEPVPVFGELEKGEPESVKVTLELLEIRAKELFAQHEPVLRRALDEETLKGVVDSLKTFEFDDRLWSHVLYDGAVAYKNGILTEAEPLVPLYFAKTADFVKRTMDMSTLEAEKLIEERAKVFLEEKDYLLERW comes from the coding sequence ATGAGGGTTATCGTTGGAATTCCCAGTTACAACAACGCGGAAACAATCTCTTTTGTCGTTAAGCAGGCCGCCGAGGGGCTGAAGAAGTACTTCGGAGGGGGAATCGTCGTCAACGCTGACGGAGGAAGCACCGATGGGACGAGGGATGCTGTGCTGAGAACAGAGGTTCCGGATGGTGTCGAGGTTCACAGCTTCGTTTACAGATGGCCCATCCCGGGGAAGGGAAGCGCCATGAAGGAGCTCATGGAGTTCGCCCTCGAAAGAGATGCAAATACACTCGTCTTCGTTGACAGCGATTTAAGGAGCATAACCCCCGAGTGGATATACCGCTTCGCCAAGCCCATCGCGGAGGGCTACGACTTCGTGGCACCGCTCTACATAAGGCACAAGTGGGACGGAACCATAACCAACAACATAGCCTACCCAATGACGGCCTCGCTCTACGGGAAGAACGTCAGGCAGCCGATAGGTGGAGACTTTGGAGTGAGCAGAAAGCTCATGGAAGTATACCTCGAAGATGAGGAGGTCTGGAAGACGCACGTTGCTCGCTTCGGCGTGGACATATTCCTGACGACGACGGCCATAGCGAGGGGCTTCAAAATCACCCAGACGGCCCTTGGAATGAAGATACACGACCCCAAGGATCCGGCGGCATCGCTCGGCCCCATGTTCAACCAGGTCGTCGGAACGCTGTTCATGCTGATGGAGAAGTACGAGAACGTCTGGAAGGACGTGAGAACGATAGAGCCCGTTCCGGTCTTCGGGGAGCTTGAGAAAGGTGAACCCGAGTCCGTAAAGGTGACCTTAGAGCTCCTGGAGATAAGGGCAAAGGAGCTCTTTGCCCAGCACGAGCCGGTGCTGAGGAGGGCACTGGACGAAGAGACGCTCAAGGGAGTGGTGGATTCACTCAAGACCTTCGAGTTCGACGACAGACTCTGGAGCCACGTCCTCTACGACGGGGCGGTGGCGTACAAAAACGGAATTCTAACCGAGGCGGAACCCCTCGTGCCGCTGTACTTCGCAAAGACTGCTGATTTTGTCAAGAGAACGATGGACATGAGCACCCTTGAGGCCGAAAAACTGATAGAGGAGAGGGCGAAGGTATTCCTTGAGGAGAAGGACTACCTCCTAGAGCGCTGGTAG
- a CDS encoding Gfo/Idh/MocA family protein has protein sequence MELKVGVIGCGNIFNLAHKNALKVMEGTRVVACMDIDGERAREGAREFRAKAFTSLDEFLDTDVDIVEILTPTYTHAELAVAALKAGKHVIVEKPIALTVEEGERMIKTAEKRDLHLFVGHVRRFDKRWMQMKEVIKKRNILPMHIRKAEVQNLPFPRDYWYWDENRSGGVAVDLGVHVTDFLRWFFESEPVSVYAVGKAIKEEARANGTFDHFLMMISFEGGKTGIAEVSWAYPYPSRYGVFYHHVDIIGKNGRIRYTPLDTPVVGVAKANFEMPRFSPLLSTFPDAFERELRHFFNCIKGKEEPVVTAEDALIALKIAEKAKESARKGEVVEI, from the coding sequence ATGGAGCTGAAGGTAGGTGTAATAGGCTGCGGAAACATATTCAACCTCGCCCACAAAAACGCCCTCAAGGTTATGGAGGGCACGAGGGTCGTCGCATGCATGGACATTGACGGAGAACGGGCCCGCGAGGGCGCGAGGGAGTTTCGGGCGAAGGCGTTCACGAGTCTCGACGAGTTTTTAGATACAGACGTGGACATTGTGGAGATACTGACTCCGACGTACACCCACGCAGAACTGGCAGTTGCGGCTCTCAAGGCGGGAAAGCACGTGATAGTGGAGAAGCCGATAGCCCTCACCGTTGAAGAGGGCGAAAGGATGATAAAAACCGCCGAAAAGAGAGACCTGCACCTCTTCGTTGGCCACGTGAGGCGGTTTGACAAGAGATGGATGCAGATGAAGGAGGTCATAAAGAAGCGCAACATCCTCCCCATGCACATCAGAAAGGCCGAAGTCCAGAACCTCCCCTTCCCCCGGGATTACTGGTACTGGGACGAGAACAGGAGCGGCGGTGTCGCCGTTGACCTCGGAGTCCACGTCACGGACTTCCTGCGCTGGTTCTTCGAGAGCGAACCGGTGAGCGTCTACGCCGTTGGGAAGGCCATAAAGGAGGAGGCGAGGGCAAACGGCACCTTTGACCACTTCCTAATGATGATCTCCTTTGAGGGTGGGAAGACGGGCATAGCCGAGGTCAGCTGGGCGTACCCGTACCCCTCGCGCTACGGTGTCTTCTACCACCACGTTGACATCATAGGAAAAAACGGCAGGATACGCTACACCCCGCTGGATACCCCTGTGGTCGGCGTCGCCAAGGCCAACTTCGAGATGCCCCGCTTCTCACCGCTCCTCTCGACCTTCCCGGATGCCTTCGAGAGGGAGCTGAGGCACTTCTTCAACTGCATCAAGGGGAAGGAAGAGCCTGTAGTCACTGCGGAGGATGCATTGATAGCACTGAAGATCGCTGAGAAGGCCAAAGAGAGCGCCCGCAAGGGGGAGGTGGTTGAGATATGA
- a CDS encoding ABC transporter ATP-binding protein: MVEVKLDRITKRFGDFEAVKELTLEIKDGEFLVLLGPSGCGKTTTLRMISGLETPSEGKIYFGDRDVTYLPPKDRNISMVFQSYAVWPHMKVFDNIAFPLRVKKYPEDEIKRRVKWAAELLQIEGLLDRYPGQLSGGQRQRVAVARAIVVEPDVLLMDEPLSNLDAKLRVAMRAEIKKLQTKLNVTTIYVTHDQVEAMTMGDRIAVMNKGRLLQVGPPTEVYLKPNSLFVATFIGAPEMNTIDATVVENDGLFLEGDGFKIRLPDDFREVLEGYIGKEVLLGVRPEHMTVKGVSTLEHVTRTAEIEGIVDFIEALGTDTIVHAKVGGNIIKIKLPGHIPLPVGEKIKIEIDLDNIHIFDRDTEKAII, translated from the coding sequence ATGGTAGAGGTTAAGCTTGATAGGATAACCAAAAGGTTTGGGGACTTTGAGGCGGTTAAAGAGCTCACGCTGGAGATAAAGGACGGTGAGTTCCTCGTGCTCCTCGGCCCGAGCGGCTGCGGAAAGACGACGACGCTGAGGATGATTTCTGGCCTTGAGACGCCCAGCGAAGGCAAGATATACTTCGGCGATAGAGACGTTACATACCTGCCCCCCAAGGACAGGAACATCTCGATGGTATTTCAGAGCTACGCCGTCTGGCCGCACATGAAGGTCTTCGACAACATAGCCTTCCCGCTCAGAGTGAAGAAGTATCCCGAGGACGAGATAAAGAGGCGCGTCAAGTGGGCGGCCGAACTCCTCCAGATAGAGGGTCTCCTCGACCGCTATCCAGGACAGCTCAGCGGCGGCCAGAGGCAGCGTGTGGCCGTCGCCAGGGCGATAGTGGTTGAGCCAGACGTTCTGCTCATGGACGAGCCGCTCAGCAACCTGGACGCCAAACTCAGGGTGGCGATGCGCGCCGAGATCAAGAAGCTCCAGACGAAGCTGAACGTCACGACCATCTACGTCACCCACGATCAAGTCGAGGCAATGACGATGGGCGACAGGATAGCGGTTATGAACAAGGGCCGGCTCCTCCAGGTGGGTCCCCCGACGGAGGTTTACCTCAAGCCCAACTCCCTCTTCGTGGCGACCTTCATAGGCGCTCCCGAGATGAACACCATTGACGCGACGGTTGTGGAGAACGATGGCCTCTTCCTTGAGGGGGACGGCTTCAAGATACGCCTTCCGGACGACTTCAGGGAAGTCCTCGAGGGGTACATAGGAAAGGAGGTTCTCCTTGGCGTAAGGCCCGAGCACATGACCGTGAAGGGCGTTTCGACCCTTGAGCACGTGACGAGGACTGCTGAGATAGAGGGAATCGTTGATTTCATAGAGGCCCTCGGTACGGACACGATAGTCCACGCCAAGGTTGGGGGAAACATCATCAAGATAAAGCTTCCCGGCCACATACCCCTGCCGGTTGGAGAAAAGATTAAAATAGAGATTGACCTTGACAACATCCATATCTTCGACAGAGACACGGAGAAAGCGATAATCTGA
- a CDS encoding Gfo/Idh/MocA family protein, translating to MRKLNFGIISYAHPHALRFASTIAGGKQTKLVAISGDGSNSDVARGEAKKYGARFYRNYKALLRDENVEAVYIAIETYRHKEIAIRAAEEGKHILLEKPIALNLRDADEVIRAAKKAGVKLMLPFNPRFTEPLKKAKDMLDKGEIGPLEYVQAISENVKPPIFLQGLDMGWFLDASKSGGGGFMDTAPHGVDSLLWLTGDLPKKVYADIGAKIYGFPVDDIGTAVLEFRKGVLAVLTAGWGNPRGYSYGIEIKYYLVGREGFLDVRTAYPDFTVYQDRAEKIYWDRPDVRGIVSSFARAVLKDEEVPITGEDAKKNLAIILAAYESSRKGKTVKPRV from the coding sequence ATGAGGAAGCTCAACTTCGGAATAATAAGCTACGCCCACCCCCACGCCCTTCGCTTTGCCTCAACCATCGCGGGGGGCAAGCAGACGAAGCTCGTGGCCATATCCGGCGACGGCTCCAACTCTGACGTAGCGAGGGGCGAGGCCAAGAAGTACGGGGCGAGGTTCTACAGAAACTACAAGGCACTCCTGAGGGATGAGAACGTCGAGGCGGTTTACATCGCAATCGAGACATACAGACACAAGGAAATAGCCATCAGAGCCGCCGAGGAGGGGAAGCACATACTCCTTGAGAAACCCATAGCCCTGAACCTCAGGGATGCGGACGAGGTTATAAGGGCCGCTAAAAAGGCCGGCGTAAAGCTCATGCTCCCGTTCAACCCACGCTTCACAGAACCCCTGAAAAAAGCCAAAGACATGCTTGATAAAGGGGAAATAGGCCCACTGGAATACGTTCAGGCCATCTCGGAGAACGTTAAGCCCCCGATATTCCTCCAGGGTCTTGATATGGGCTGGTTCCTGGACGCGAGTAAGTCCGGCGGCGGGGGCTTCATGGACACGGCACCCCACGGTGTTGACTCCCTCCTCTGGCTCACGGGGGACCTTCCCAAGAAGGTCTACGCGGACATAGGCGCCAAGATATACGGTTTCCCTGTGGATGATATAGGCACCGCCGTCCTTGAGTTCAGAAAGGGCGTTCTTGCTGTTCTCACTGCCGGCTGGGGCAATCCGAGGGGCTACTCCTACGGCATTGAGATAAAGTACTACCTCGTCGGCAGGGAGGGCTTCCTCGACGTGAGAACTGCCTACCCGGACTTTACGGTCTACCAGGACAGGGCGGAGAAGATATACTGGGACAGGCCGGACGTCAGGGGGATTGTGAGCTCCTTCGCCAGGGCCGTCTTGAAGGACGAGGAGGTTCCAATAACCGGGGAAGATGCTAAGAAGAACCTGGCGATAATCCTAGCGGCCTACGAGTCGTCCAGAAAGGGAAAAACCGTGAAGCCCAGGGTTTAA